The following coding sequences are from one Comamonas koreensis window:
- the mnmG gene encoding tRNA uridine-5-carboxymethylaminomethyl(34) synthesis enzyme MnmG, whose translation MSQTPYTYPQEFDVIVVGGGHAGTEAALAAARMGSKTLLLTHNIETLGQMSCNPSIGGIGKGHLVKEVDALGGAMALATDKGGIQFRILNSSKGPAVRATRAQADRILYKAAIRETLENQPNLWLFQQAVDDLMVEGDRVVGAVTQVGIRFRSRTVVLTAGTFLDGKIHVGLNHYAAGRAGDPPAVSLSARLKELKLPQGRLKTGTPPRIDGRSIDFSQCETQPGDGMPGGVNEGQLPVFSFMGNAEMHPAQMPCYITHTNARTHEIIRSGFDRSPMFTGKIEGVGPRYCPSVEDKINRFADKESHQIFLEPEGLTTHEYYPNGISTSLPFDVQYELVRSMKGLENAHILRPGYAIEYDYFDPRSLKNSFETKQIQGLFFAGQINGTTGYEEAAAQGLFAGLNAALQCRGEGPWTPRRDEAYLGVLVDDLITKGVTEPYRMFTSRAEFRLQLREDNADMRLTEEGRKMGLVDDARWDAFSRKRDAVSRETERLKATWVNPRIVAAQEAERVLGKAMEREYNLFDLLRRPGVDYTTLMSMNEGAYQTSDVSRETLGALSESVVEQVEIGAKYSGYIDRQKDEVERAAHYEKLRLPAELDYMQVTALSFEVRQKLQTHRPETLGQASRISGVTPAAISLLMVHLKKGGFKGFSTAQEVTTA comes from the coding sequence ATGAGCCAAACCCCCTATACCTATCCGCAAGAATTTGATGTCATCGTTGTGGGTGGCGGCCATGCCGGCACCGAGGCGGCGCTGGCCGCTGCCCGCATGGGCAGCAAGACGCTGCTGCTGACCCACAACATCGAAACCCTGGGCCAGATGAGCTGCAACCCCAGCATTGGCGGCATTGGCAAAGGCCATCTCGTCAAGGAAGTGGATGCGCTGGGCGGCGCCATGGCGCTGGCCACCGACAAGGGTGGCATCCAGTTCCGCATTCTAAACAGCTCCAAGGGCCCGGCCGTGCGTGCCACCCGTGCGCAGGCCGACCGTATCCTGTACAAGGCAGCGATCCGCGAGACCTTGGAGAACCAGCCCAACCTCTGGTTGTTCCAGCAAGCGGTCGATGACCTGATGGTCGAGGGCGACCGCGTGGTGGGCGCCGTCACCCAGGTGGGTATCCGTTTTCGCAGCCGCACCGTGGTGCTGACGGCCGGGACTTTCCTGGACGGCAAGATCCATGTGGGCCTGAACCACTATGCCGCAGGCCGCGCCGGTGATCCGCCAGCGGTCAGCCTGTCGGCGCGCCTGAAGGAATTGAAGCTGCCCCAGGGGCGCCTGAAGACCGGCACGCCGCCGCGCATCGATGGCCGCTCGATCGACTTCAGCCAGTGCGAAACCCAGCCGGGCGACGGCATGCCCGGCGGCGTCAACGAAGGCCAGCTGCCGGTGTTCAGCTTCATGGGCAATGCAGAGATGCACCCGGCGCAGATGCCTTGCTACATCACCCACACCAATGCGCGCACGCACGAGATCATCCGCAGCGGCTTTGACCGCAGCCCGATGTTCACCGGCAAGATCGAAGGGGTAGGGCCGCGTTACTGCCCGAGTGTGGAAGACAAGATCAACCGCTTTGCCGACAAGGAAAGCCACCAGATCTTTCTGGAGCCCGAAGGCCTGACCACCCACGAGTACTACCCCAACGGCATCTCGACCAGCCTGCCGTTCGACGTGCAGTACGAACTGGTGCGCAGCATGAAGGGCCTGGAGAACGCCCACATCCTGCGCCCGGGCTATGCGATCGAGTATGACTACTTCGACCCACGCTCCTTGAAGAACAGCTTTGAGACCAAGCAGATCCAGGGCCTGTTCTTTGCCGGCCAGATCAATGGCACGACCGGCTACGAAGAAGCGGCAGCCCAAGGCCTGTTTGCCGGCCTGAACGCCGCACTGCAATGCCGGGGCGAAGGCCCCTGGACGCCGCGCCGTGATGAAGCCTACCTGGGCGTGCTGGTCGACGACCTGATCACCAAGGGGGTGACCGAGCCCTACCGCATGTTCACCAGCCGGGCAGAGTTCCGCCTGCAGCTGCGGGAAGACAATGCCGACATGCGCCTGACCGAAGAGGGGCGCAAGATGGGCCTGGTCGACGATGCGCGCTGGGATGCCTTCAGCCGCAAGCGCGATGCTGTTTCACGTGAAACAGAACGCCTCAAGGCTACCTGGGTGAACCCACGCATCGTCGCTGCGCAAGAAGCCGAACGTGTGTTGGGCAAGGCCATGGAGCGGGAGTACAACCTGTTCGATCTGCTGCGCCGCCCTGGTGTGGACTACACCACCTTGATGAGCATGAACGAAGGCGCCTACCAGACCAGCGACGTTTCACGTGAAACACTGGGTGCACTGAGCGAGTCCGTGGTCGAGCAGGTGGAGATCGGTGCCAAGTACTCGGGCTATATTGACCGCCAAAAGGACGAAGTGGAGCGCGCAGCCCATTACGAGAAACTGCGCCTGCCCGCCGAGCTGGACTATATGCAGGTGACTGCGCTGTCGTTTGAGGTGCGCCAGAAACTGCAGACCCACCGCCCCGAAACCCTGGGCCAGGCATCGCGTATTTCCGGTGTCACGCCCGCTGCCATTTCCTTGCTGATGGTCCACCTGAAAAAAGGTGGCTTCAAAGGCTTCAGCACTGCACAAGAGGTAACGACTGCATGA
- the cueR gene encoding Cu(I)-responsive transcriptional regulator: MVSPSRKPATERSIAWPVSISQAAQLAGISARMARHYESLNLLPHVHRTDSGYRLYTQSDVHTLSFIRRCRDLGFSMEEIENLLNLWHDKQRASSSVKEIAQKHIGALRERIAAMKAMERSLQALVHSCHGDQRPDCPILDSLSDPHADPDAASCCKH, from the coding sequence ATGGTCAGCCCGTCACGCAAGCCTGCCACTGAGCGGTCCATCGCCTGGCCGGTGTCCATCAGCCAGGCAGCCCAGCTGGCGGGTATTTCTGCGCGCATGGCGCGCCACTACGAATCGCTGAACCTGCTGCCCCATGTGCACCGCACCGACAGCGGCTACCGGCTGTATACCCAGTCCGATGTGCATACCCTCTCCTTCATCCGCCGCTGCCGCGATCTGGGCTTCTCGATGGAGGAGATCGAGAACCTGCTCAACCTCTGGCACGACAAGCAGCGCGCCAGCAGCTCGGTCAAGGAGATTGCGCAAAAGCATATCGGCGCCTTGCGCGAGCGCATTGCCGCGATGAAGGCGATGGAGCGCTCGCTGCAGGCGCTGGTGCACAGCTGCCACGGCGACCAGCGCCCGGACTGCCCTATTCTCGACAGCC
- the gstA gene encoding glutathione transferase GstA, with translation MKLYFSPGACSLSPHIALLEAGLPFTLEMASTKTHQLKDGTDFYTINPLGYVPVLELDNGQRLREGPAIVQYIADQAPASKLAPANGTFERYQLQEWLGFIGTEIHKGFSPLFNPNMPDPVKDLARGQVLKRLTWVDAQLAGKEFLMGADFSVADAYLFTVCGWSKFVGVDISGLENLASFLQRVGARPSVQKAIADEKQ, from the coding sequence ATGAAGCTGTATTTCTCTCCCGGCGCCTGTTCGCTGTCGCCCCATATCGCCCTGCTGGAAGCCGGTCTGCCCTTCACCCTGGAGATGGCCAGCACCAAGACCCACCAGCTCAAGGACGGCACCGACTTCTACACGATCAACCCGCTGGGCTATGTGCCGGTGCTGGAGCTGGACAATGGCCAGCGCCTGCGTGAAGGCCCCGCCATCGTGCAGTACATTGCCGACCAGGCGCCCGCCTCCAAACTGGCACCCGCGAACGGCACCTTCGAGCGCTACCAGTTGCAAGAGTGGCTGGGCTTTATCGGCACCGAGATCCACAAGGGCTTCTCCCCGCTGTTCAACCCCAATATGCCCGACCCTGTCAAGGACCTGGCCCGTGGACAAGTGCTCAAGCGCCTGACCTGGGTGGATGCGCAGCTGGCCGGCAAGGAATTCCTGATGGGCGCGGACTTCAGCGTGGCCGATGCCTACCTGTTCACCGTCTGCGGCTGGAGCAAGTTTGTCGGTGTCGACATCAGCGGCCTGGAAAACCTGGCAAGCTTCCTGCAGCGCGTGGGCGCCCGTCCTTCGGTGCAAAAGGCCATCGCGGACGAAAAGCAGTAA
- a CDS encoding heavy-metal-associated domain-containing protein, producing MQNTFQVQGMTCGHCERAVTQAVQQLDAQAKVAIDRAQGKVVVESSQPADKIAAAIAAEGYQVQ from the coding sequence ATGCAAAACACCTTCCAAGTCCAAGGCATGACCTGCGGCCACTGCGAGCGTGCCGTCACCCAGGCTGTGCAGCAGCTCGACGCCCAGGCCAAGGTAGCCATCGACCGCGCCCAAGGCAAGGTGGTGGTCGAGTCCAGCCAGCCCGCTGACAAGATCGCAGCGGCCATTGCGGCCGAAGGCTACCAGGTCCAGTAA